The following proteins come from a genomic window of Sorghum bicolor cultivar BTx623 chromosome 3, Sorghum_bicolor_NCBIv3, whole genome shotgun sequence:
- the LOC8086303 gene encoding peroxidase 5 — translation MEAARSYFFVAAVAVVLIALLPASAIAAGLKVGFYNKSCPSAEALVQQAVAAAFKNDSGIAAGLIRLHFHDCFVRGCDGSVLIDSTANNTAEKDAPPNNPSLRGFEVIDAAKAAIEAQCPKTVSCADILAFAARDSVALSSSSASGSGKNLTYKVPAGRRDGRVSRDTDANSNLPSPLSTAAELVGNFTRKNLTAEDMVVLSGAHTVGRSHCSSFTNRLYGFSNGSDVDPAISSAYAFLLRSICPSNTTRFFPPNTTTDMDLITPAVLDNKYYVGLTNNLGLFTSDQALLTNATLKKSVDEFVKSDSKWKSKFAKSMVKMGNIEVLTGTQGEIRLSCRVINNGAGSSSSSAGLFELQMTTDNSAQEESAAN, via the exons ATGGAGGCTGCGCGTAGCTACTTCTTCGTCGCCGCGGTTGCCGTCGTCCTTATTGCGCTTCTCCCGGCCAGCGCCATAGCCGCCGGCCTCAAGGTCGGCTTCTACAACAAGTCATGCCCGTCGGCGGAGGCCCTGGTGCAGCAGGCGGTGGCTGCCGCCTTCAAGAACGACAGCGGCATCGCCGCCGGCCTCATCCGCCTGCACTTCCATGACTGCTTCGTCAGG GGCTGCGACGGCTCGGTGCTGATCGACTCGACGGCGAACAACACGGCGGAGAAGGACGCGCCCCCGAACAACCCGAGCCTTCGTGGCTTCGAGGTCATCGACGCCGCCAAGGCGGCGATCGAGGCGCAGTGCCCCAAGACGGTCTCGTGCGCCGACATCCTGGCGTTCGCGGCGCGGGACAGCGTcgcgctgtcgtcgtcgtcggcgtcggggagCGGCAAGAACCTGACGTACAAGGTCCCCGCGGGGCGGCGCGACGGGCGGGTGTCGAGGGACACGGACGCCAACAGCAACCTCCCCTCGCCGCTCTCCACCGCCGCCGAGCTCGTCGGCAACTTCACGCGCAAGAACCTCACCGCCGAGGACATGGTGGTGCTCTCCGGCGCGCACACCGTCGGCCGCTCCCACTGCTCCTCCTTCACCAACCGCCTCTACGGCTTCAGCAACGGCAGCGACGTCGACCCGGCCATCAGCTCCGCCTACGCCTTCCTGCTCAGGAGCATCTGCCCCTCCAACACCACCCGCTTCTTCCCCCCCAACACCACCACGGACATGGACCTCATCACGCCCGCCGTGCTCGACAACAAGTACTACGTGGGGCTCACCAACAACCTCGGGCTCTTCACGTCGGACCAGGCGCTGCTCACCAACGCCACGCTCAAGAAGTCCGTCGATGAGTTCGTCAAGAGCGACAGCAAGTGGAAGAGCAAGTTCGCCAAGTCCATGGTCAAGATGGGCAACATCGAGGTGCTCACGGGCACGCAGGGGGAGATCAGGCTCAGCTGCAGGGTCATCAACAACGGcgccggcagcagcagcagcagcgctggATTATTCGAGCTTCAAATGACAACCGACAACTCTGCTCAGGAGGAATCAGCAGCGAACTAG